A stretch of the Archangium violaceum genome encodes the following:
- a CDS encoding lipopolysaccharide biosynthesis protein, with translation MTRRSVGGNFAWTLSAGLVYALAQWGVLVACARLGTMELLGEFALGLAITAPVMLLARMNLRTLQATDARCAYGFEHYLGLMVLNVLGGVLLCCAIGWVVGYSARSSLVITLLALAKGFEALSEVFYGALQKAERMGLIARSIIAKSALSVVLVVLALLSTRSAAAAAAALGFAWAIVLFLFDTHAYRRVFGGERPWSLLWRTSWRDQGVRLKSLLGLAYALGITALLSSLRPNVPRYMLEAHFGQAELGMFAALAYFTALGGRVVHALGQAVSPRLGRYHAAGEQRRYGRALAGFTGGAALVGVCAIAGAVLFGQWALTLFYGAAYARNLELFVWLMVAAALEYVCVSLQFGLTAARELKAQALMLTASVVVVALGSAWWVPTVGTVGAAWALALGWLVELGASAWLSVRAWRRLGLQEVGTAPRGAPEAASR, from the coding sequence GTGACGCGGCGGTCGGTGGGGGGCAACTTCGCGTGGACGCTCTCGGCCGGGCTCGTGTACGCGCTCGCCCAATGGGGCGTGCTGGTGGCCTGCGCCCGGCTCGGCACCATGGAGCTGCTCGGCGAATTCGCCCTCGGCCTGGCCATCACCGCGCCGGTGATGCTCCTCGCGCGGATGAACCTGCGCACGCTCCAGGCCACCGACGCCCGGTGCGCCTACGGGTTCGAGCACTATCTCGGGCTGATGGTGCTCAACGTGCTCGGAGGCGTGCTGCTGTGCTGTGCCATCGGGTGGGTGGTGGGGTATTCGGCGCGCTCCAGCCTCGTCATCACGCTGCTGGCGCTGGCCAAGGGGTTCGAGGCCCTCAGCGAGGTGTTCTACGGGGCCCTGCAGAAGGCCGAGCGGATGGGCCTCATCGCCCGCTCGATCATCGCCAAGAGCGCGCTCTCCGTGGTGCTCGTGGTGCTCGCGCTCCTGAGCACGAGGAGCGCGGCCGCCGCAGCCGCCGCGCTGGGGTTCGCCTGGGCCATCGTGCTCTTCCTGTTCGACACACACGCCTACCGGCGCGTGTTCGGTGGGGAGCGCCCCTGGAGCCTGCTGTGGCGGACGTCCTGGCGCGACCAGGGCGTGCGCCTGAAGAGCCTGCTGGGGCTCGCCTATGCGCTTGGAATCACCGCCCTGCTGAGCTCGCTGCGGCCCAACGTCCCCCGCTATATGTTGGAGGCGCACTTCGGCCAGGCCGAGCTGGGCATGTTCGCCGCGCTCGCCTACTTCACGGCATTGGGAGGCCGGGTGGTCCATGCGCTCGGGCAGGCGGTGAGCCCCCGGCTGGGGCGCTACCACGCGGCGGGAGAGCAGCGCCGTTACGGCCGAGCGCTCGCGGGCTTCACGGGAGGGGCCGCGCTGGTGGGTGTCTGTGCCATCGCCGGTGCGGTGCTCTTCGGACAGTGGGCGCTGACGCTCTTCTATGGGGCCGCCTACGCACGAAACCTCGAGCTGTTCGTCTGGCTCATGGTGGCCGCCGCGCTGGAGTACGTCTGCGTGAGCCTGCAATTCGGGCTCACGGCGGCGCGGGAGTTGAAGGCACAGGCGCTCATGCTCACCGCCTCTGTCGTGGTGGTCGCGCTGGGGAGCGCGTGGTGGGTGCCCACCGTGGGGACCGTGGGTGCGGCGTGGGCCCTGGCGTTGGGCTGGCTCGTCGAGCTGGGCGCGAGCGCGTGGCTCTCCGTGCGTGCATGGAGGCGCCTGGGTCTCCAGGAGGTGGGGACGGCGCCACGAGGTGCCCCTGAGGCCGCGTCGAGGTGA
- a CDS encoding UDP-glucose dehydrogenase family protein, producing MKISVIGTGYVGLVAGACFADSGNDVVCVDINAEKIARLRAGEVPIYEPGLEELIVRNVREGRLSFTTDLAGTVGETQVVFIAVGTPEGESGDADLSYVLGAAEAIGRALRQYTVVVDKSTVPVGTAERVRRTIAAVTRVEFDVVSNPEFLKEGAAIEDFTRPDRVVIGTDSERARAIMADLHAPFVRTGKPLLFMDAASAELTKYAANAMLATRISFMNDIACLCEKVGADVEMVRRGMGADKRIGHSFLFPGVGYGGSCFPKDVKALGATAREVGVELDLLRAVERTNERQKRLLVHKALRHFGPSLEGRQLGVWGLSFKPRTDDMREAPSVEIIEGLLAKGARIIAHDPVATASARRVFGNRITYAPGPYAAAEGADALFIVTEWNEFRHPDFERLKHIMKTPLIFDGRNLFEPERMRARGFTYFCLGRG from the coding sequence ATGAAGATCTCGGTCATCGGTACGGGTTACGTGGGCCTCGTGGCAGGGGCCTGTTTCGCGGACTCGGGCAACGACGTCGTCTGCGTGGACATCAACGCCGAGAAGATCGCGCGGCTGCGCGCGGGCGAGGTCCCCATCTACGAGCCGGGGTTGGAGGAGCTCATCGTGCGCAACGTGCGCGAGGGGCGGCTCTCCTTCACCACGGACCTGGCGGGCACCGTGGGGGAAACCCAGGTGGTCTTCATCGCCGTGGGGACACCCGAGGGTGAGAGCGGAGACGCGGACCTGAGCTACGTCCTCGGCGCCGCGGAGGCGATCGGACGTGCCCTGCGCCAGTACACCGTCGTGGTGGACAAGAGCACCGTCCCGGTGGGCACGGCGGAGCGGGTCCGGCGCACCATCGCCGCGGTGACCCGGGTCGAGTTCGACGTGGTCTCCAACCCCGAGTTCCTCAAGGAAGGCGCGGCGATCGAGGACTTCACCAGGCCCGACCGGGTGGTCATCGGGACGGACAGCGAGCGGGCCCGCGCCATCATGGCCGACCTCCATGCCCCCTTCGTGCGCACGGGCAAGCCCCTGCTCTTCATGGATGCCGCCAGCGCGGAGCTGACGAAGTACGCGGCCAACGCGATGCTCGCGACCCGCATCTCCTTCATGAACGACATCGCCTGCCTCTGCGAGAAGGTGGGCGCGGACGTGGAGATGGTGCGAAGGGGCATGGGGGCGGACAAGCGCATCGGCCACTCGTTCCTCTTCCCGGGCGTGGGCTACGGCGGCAGCTGCTTCCCCAAGGACGTGAAGGCACTGGGCGCCACCGCGCGGGAGGTGGGCGTCGAGCTGGACCTGCTACGGGCCGTGGAGCGCACCAACGAGCGGCAGAAGCGGCTGCTCGTGCACAAGGCGTTGCGCCACTTCGGCCCCTCGCTCGAGGGGCGCCAGCTGGGCGTGTGGGGCCTCTCCTTCAAGCCGAGGACGGATGACATGCGGGAGGCGCCTTCCGTGGAGATCATCGAGGGGCTGCTGGCCAAGGGCGCGCGCATCATCGCGCACGACCCCGTCGCCACGGCCAGCGCGCGGCGGGTATTCGGCAACCGCATCACCTACGCGCCCGGCCCCTACGCCGCAGCCGAAGGCGCCGACGCGCTCTTCATCGTCACCGAGTGGAACGAGTTCCGCCACCCCGACTTCGAGCGCCTGAAGCACATCATGAAGACGCCCCTCATCTTCGACGGCAGGAACCTCTTCGAGCCCGAACGGATGCGCGCGCGCGGCTTCACCTACTTCTGCCTGGGACGGGGATGA
- a CDS encoding sugar transferase, producing the protein MQRQMGAGLFLKQCIDRLAATAGLVCLAPVMAATALAIRATMGGPVLFRQVRPGRGGRTFQLVKFRTMLDAKDADGNPLPDEQRLTRVGRFLRATSLDELPQLWNVLRGDMSLVGPRPLLVEYLPRYSAEQARRHDVLPGITGWAQVNGRNALGWEERFRLDVWYVDNWSLALDAKILAMTLLRVVQRQGISHAGDATMFKFLGNEPRTAPPPRPATSRRA; encoded by the coding sequence ATGCAACGACAGATGGGAGCGGGGCTGTTCCTCAAACAGTGCATCGACCGGCTGGCCGCCACCGCGGGGCTGGTGTGCCTCGCCCCGGTGATGGCCGCCACGGCCCTGGCCATCCGCGCCACGATGGGCGGCCCCGTCCTCTTCCGACAGGTGCGCCCGGGACGCGGAGGAAGGACGTTCCAGCTCGTGAAGTTCCGCACCATGCTCGATGCGAAGGACGCGGACGGAAATCCGCTCCCTGACGAGCAGCGCCTCACCCGTGTCGGACGCTTCCTGCGCGCGACGAGCCTGGACGAGCTCCCACAGTTGTGGAACGTGCTGCGCGGCGACATGAGCCTGGTGGGGCCGCGCCCGCTGCTGGTCGAATACCTGCCGCGCTACTCCGCCGAGCAGGCCCGGCGCCACGACGTGCTCCCGGGCATCACCGGCTGGGCGCAGGTGAACGGGCGCAACGCACTGGGCTGGGAGGAACGGTTCCGCCTGGACGTCTGGTACGTGGACAACTGGAGCCTGGCGCTGGACGCGAAGATTCTCGCGATGACCCTCCTGCGTGTCGTGCAGCGCCAGGGCATCTCCCACGCGGGAGACGCGACGATGTTCAAGTTCCTCGGCAACGAGCCACGGACCGCACCACCTCCACGACCCGCGACAAGTCGTCGGGCGTGA
- a CDS encoding DegT/DnrJ/EryC1/StrS family aminotransferase → MPQRIYLSSPHLGNLERGFVDEAFASNWIAPLGPHVEAFQEEFARCVGAPHALALSSGTAALHLALQLVGVSPGDEVLVSTLTFSASVNPIRYLGASPVFIDSERTSWNMDPALLSEELEVRARSGRLPRAVVVVHLYGQSADLDPILAVCERHGVPVVEDAAEALGSTYKGRVPGTLGRVGIYSFNGNKILTTSGGGMLVSSDEALVRHALKLATQARDPAPHYQHSEIGYNYRLSNVLAAIGRGQLRVLEDRVAARRRNYEFYVRALAGVPGITFMPEAPWGRHTRWLTTLTIDPERFGADREAVRIALEREDIEARPVWKPMHLQPVFAAFERRGGGVAEELFHHGLCLPSGSNLTPDDLSRVVEVVRSVARCRGT, encoded by the coding sequence ATGCCTCAGCGCATCTACCTGTCATCGCCTCACCTGGGCAATCTCGAGCGCGGATTCGTCGACGAGGCGTTCGCGAGCAATTGGATCGCTCCGCTGGGCCCTCACGTCGAGGCGTTCCAGGAGGAGTTCGCCCGGTGCGTCGGAGCGCCGCACGCGCTCGCGTTGAGCTCCGGCACGGCCGCGCTCCACCTCGCCCTGCAACTGGTCGGGGTCTCTCCGGGTGACGAGGTGCTGGTGAGCACACTCACCTTCTCGGCCTCGGTGAACCCCATCCGGTACCTGGGGGCGTCCCCCGTCTTCATCGACAGCGAGCGCACCTCCTGGAACATGGACCCCGCGCTGTTGAGCGAGGAGCTCGAGGTGCGCGCCAGGTCCGGACGGCTGCCGCGCGCGGTCGTCGTGGTCCACCTCTACGGACAGAGCGCCGACCTGGACCCCATCCTGGCCGTGTGTGAGCGCCACGGCGTGCCCGTCGTGGAGGATGCCGCCGAGGCGCTGGGGAGCACGTACAAGGGGCGTGTCCCGGGCACGCTGGGCCGCGTGGGCATCTACTCCTTCAATGGCAACAAGATCCTCACCACCTCGGGTGGAGGGATGCTGGTGTCGTCCGACGAGGCGCTCGTCCGTCACGCGCTCAAGCTCGCCACCCAGGCGCGAGACCCCGCGCCGCACTATCAGCACTCCGAGATCGGCTACAACTACCGCCTCAGCAACGTGCTGGCGGCGATCGGCCGGGGGCAACTGCGGGTGCTCGAGGACCGGGTCGCCGCGCGGCGCAGGAACTACGAGTTCTACGTGCGCGCCCTCGCCGGAGTGCCGGGAATCACGTTCATGCCCGAGGCGCCCTGGGGGCGCCACACGCGCTGGCTGACGACACTCACCATCGACCCGGAGCGCTTCGGCGCGGACCGGGAGGCGGTGCGGATCGCGCTCGAGCGGGAGGACATCGAGGCCCGGCCCGTGTGGAAGCCCATGCACCTGCAGCCGGTCTTCGCCGCGTTCGAGCGGCGGGGAGGCGGCGTCGCGGAGGAGTTGTTCCATCACGGGCTCTGCCTGCCGTCCGGCTCCAACCTCACGCCCGACGACTTGTCGCGGGTCGTGGAGGTGGTGCGGTCCGTGGCTCGTTGCCGAGGAACTTGA
- a CDS encoding GNAT family N-acetyltransferase has product MTTTVDMTTMTRLKAVLVPDEGKSALSEDYFRSEHHLRAECVTHTLVIDGGEGRSLRIPLIVRPIEGTPYRDAVSPYGYPSGVMNGLSQVSKEAVDWHGTELVSVFVRDRLTGPQCFAGGTERNEVFFIDPRLPVEFREMHRRQIRRNVRLGFESTYCPAREASREEREGFKAAYRQTMVRDEASARYFFPDTYFEELFSSPAAWLATARAPDGHVASAAVGVSSDGVLHYYLGGTADAYLSRSPAKNVFTALLELGRQLGMPLNLGGGMQPGDSLEAFKRGFANARFRLYTHELICNPEVYAHLSAGAPRGEYFPAYRAARR; this is encoded by the coding sequence ATGACGACGACGGTGGACATGACGACGATGACCCGGCTGAAGGCAGTCCTGGTCCCCGATGAGGGGAAGTCAGCGCTGTCGGAGGACTACTTCCGCTCGGAGCACCACCTGCGTGCCGAGTGCGTGACGCACACGCTCGTCATCGACGGAGGCGAGGGAAGATCGCTGAGGATTCCACTCATCGTGCGGCCCATCGAGGGGACGCCCTATCGAGACGCCGTCTCCCCGTACGGATACCCCAGCGGGGTGATGAACGGGCTGAGCCAGGTGTCGAAGGAAGCGGTGGACTGGCACGGCACCGAGCTCGTCAGCGTCTTCGTGCGTGACCGCCTGACCGGTCCCCAGTGCTTCGCGGGTGGGACGGAGCGCAACGAGGTGTTCTTCATCGACCCTCGCCTGCCCGTCGAGTTCCGGGAAATGCACCGCCGGCAGATCCGGCGCAACGTCCGGCTGGGATTCGAGAGCACCTACTGCCCGGCGCGCGAGGCCTCGCGCGAGGAGCGGGAGGGATTCAAGGCAGCCTACCGGCAGACCATGGTCCGCGACGAGGCGAGCGCCCGGTACTTCTTCCCGGACACGTACTTCGAGGAGTTGTTCTCCTCACCCGCCGCGTGGCTCGCGACGGCGCGCGCACCGGACGGCCACGTGGCCTCCGCGGCGGTCGGAGTCTCCAGCGACGGCGTGCTGCACTATTACCTCGGCGGGACGGCGGATGCGTACCTGTCACGCTCGCCAGCCAAGAACGTCTTCACGGCGTTGCTCGAGCTCGGCAGGCAGCTTGGGATGCCGCTCAACCTGGGGGGAGGAATGCAGCCGGGCGACAGCCTCGAGGCGTTCAAACGGGGCTTCGCGAACGCGAGGTTCCGCCTCTACACCCACGAGCTCATCTGCAATCCGGAGGTGTACGCCCACCTGTCGGCGGGCGCCCCTCGCGGAGAGTACTTTCCAGCCTACCGGGCGGCCCGGCGCTGA
- a CDS encoding nucleoside-diphosphate sugar epimerase/dehydratase yields the protein MARGMSEGVLPVAERPMEQVVGIQRSSPRLRSLLVLLLDATITVGALFCAVLLRFDGELPAQWQTAFEHRLPVLLTVRLATLVWFGLHRWSFRSSGLNEAVRLVLANTVATVVFEAIRSFFFFEALPRSVVAIEFFLSTALMGAHRFAPRMARLWYLDQKRSRARGAQRTIVVGAGSAGDLLLHDLLRTPGSPWHVIGLVDDDPGKHGSFLNGKPVLGPIDALPDLVTKHRVTQVLIAIPRLAPERIRHILGLCKHQSVGFKIIPASFAYLDQKITAAMLHELSPEHLLPRDVISFDQEEVHRLVAGRRILVTGSAGSIGSEIARQVAAHAPSSLVLLDINENELYLLVRQLQERHPNLPVSAIVADIRDQDRLMRLGREYSPQYVFHAAAHKHVPLMEDSPEEAIKNNVFGTLNVAHMADACGAERFVLISTDKAVHPTSVMGASKRLAEMVIRDVAARSRTSFTAVRFGNVLGSAGSVVPLFKQQIQRGGPVTVTHPDCTRYFMVIPEAVGLVVLAGLQGYGELCILDMGTPVRIAELAANMITMAGLVPGKDISIIYTGLRPGEKIEETLMSEEEELTQQVRNRIKVAQSPAPPADFQLQLERLRRVAQAGDSFGVMLALRNLIPTYNPAKLRAAERVERLERS from the coding sequence ATGGCTCGAGGAATGAGTGAAGGGGTTCTTCCTGTAGCCGAGCGCCCGATGGAGCAGGTGGTGGGTATTCAGCGTTCCTCACCACGCCTGCGCTCGTTGCTCGTGCTCCTGTTGGACGCGACCATCACGGTCGGTGCGCTCTTCTGCGCGGTGTTGTTGCGCTTCGATGGGGAGTTGCCCGCCCAATGGCAGACGGCGTTCGAGCACAGGCTGCCCGTGCTGCTCACGGTGCGTCTGGCCACCCTGGTCTGGTTCGGGCTGCACCGCTGGTCGTTCCGCAGCTCCGGTCTCAACGAGGCGGTCCGGCTCGTCCTGGCCAACACGGTCGCCACCGTCGTGTTCGAGGCGATCCGGTCCTTCTTCTTCTTCGAGGCCCTGCCTCGCTCGGTGGTCGCCATCGAGTTCTTCCTCTCCACGGCGCTGATGGGGGCCCACCGGTTCGCCCCACGGATGGCGCGACTGTGGTACCTCGACCAGAAGCGCTCGCGGGCCCGGGGCGCGCAGCGGACCATCGTCGTCGGTGCGGGCAGCGCCGGAGACCTCCTGCTGCACGACCTCCTGCGCACGCCCGGCAGCCCCTGGCACGTCATCGGGCTCGTGGACGATGACCCGGGCAAGCATGGCTCCTTCCTCAATGGCAAGCCGGTGCTCGGCCCCATCGATGCGCTGCCGGACCTGGTGACGAAGCACCGCGTGACCCAGGTGCTCATCGCCATCCCCCGCCTGGCCCCCGAGCGCATCCGGCACATCCTGGGCCTGTGCAAGCATCAGAGCGTGGGGTTCAAGATCATCCCCGCGTCCTTCGCCTACCTCGACCAGAAGATCACCGCCGCGATGCTGCACGAGCTCAGCCCGGAGCACCTGTTGCCCCGGGACGTCATCTCCTTCGACCAGGAAGAGGTGCACAGGCTCGTCGCCGGTCGCCGCATCCTCGTCACCGGGAGCGCGGGCTCCATTGGAAGCGAGATCGCGCGCCAGGTCGCGGCGCACGCGCCCTCTTCACTCGTGTTGCTCGACATCAACGAGAATGAGCTCTACCTCCTCGTCCGCCAGCTCCAGGAGCGCCACCCGAATCTCCCGGTGAGCGCCATCGTGGCGGACATCCGGGACCAGGACCGGCTGATGCGCCTCGGGAGGGAGTACTCCCCCCAGTACGTATTCCACGCGGCCGCGCACAAGCACGTGCCCCTGATGGAGGACTCGCCCGAGGAGGCCATCAAGAACAACGTCTTTGGCACCTTGAACGTCGCACACATGGCGGACGCCTGTGGCGCGGAGCGCTTCGTGCTCATCTCCACGGATAAGGCGGTCCATCCCACCTCGGTCATGGGCGCCTCCAAGCGGCTCGCCGAGATGGTCATCCGGGACGTCGCGGCCCGTTCACGCACCTCGTTCACCGCCGTCCGCTTCGGTAACGTGCTCGGCTCGGCTGGCAGCGTGGTGCCACTCTTCAAGCAGCAGATCCAGCGCGGAGGGCCGGTCACGGTGACGCACCCGGACTGCACCCGCTACTTCATGGTCATCCCCGAGGCGGTCGGGCTCGTGGTGCTGGCGGGGCTGCAGGGCTACGGGGAGCTGTGCATCCTCGACATGGGCACCCCCGTGCGCATCGCGGAGCTCGCCGCGAACATGATCACCATGGCGGGTCTGGTGCCGGGCAAGGACATCTCCATCATCTACACAGGGCTGCGTCCGGGCGAGAAGATCGAGGAGACGCTGATGAGCGAGGAGGAGGAGCTCACCCAGCAGGTCCGCAATCGCATCAAGGTGGCCCAGAGCCCGGCTCCACCCGCGGACTTCCAGCTCCAGCTCGAGCGGTTGCGGCGGGTGGCGCAGGCGGGTGACTCGTTCGGCGTCATGCTCGCCCTCCGCAACCTCATCCCGACGTACAACCCGGCGAAGCTCCGGGCGGCCGAGCGGGTGGAGCGGTTGGAGCGCTCGTGA
- a CDS encoding lipid II:glycine glycyltransferase FemX gives MHQIISFAEPERWERAYAQASRKDVYYRHSYVDLCRCMGDGEPFLFAYEDGKGNRVCYVFIRRPLQALPFAQDARLEGDWYDIISPTYGYGGPLCAEPREQVLRAFREEFEAYCRGANIVSEFVRFHPLLRNNRFLGGAMDIVYDRETVFIDLNRTEEELFARYHPNHQRNIRKAQKSGLEFRVLVAHEALQHLEVFYRLYRATMDKVQAVKYYYFSIEYLERLFSRFGQDALLGAVFLDGRMISAALCLREGDTLVYHLGASEKEALHLGTNIFQFHHISLWARRNGLRAFHLGGGHRGRDSLFQFKHRFNPEGVLELHNGMKVHQPEVYARLVESWKRYHAQELPEPYFPAYRTRPVVRAAAPAPVAVPLLTGETAAAIQALLPRPDGNPVQLME, from the coding sequence ATGCACCAGATCATCTCGTTCGCGGAGCCCGAGCGGTGGGAGCGCGCGTACGCGCAAGCGTCACGCAAGGACGTCTATTATCGCCATTCCTACGTGGACTTGTGCCGGTGCATGGGGGACGGAGAGCCCTTTCTCTTCGCGTACGAGGACGGCAAGGGCAACAGGGTCTGCTATGTCTTCATCCGCAGGCCGCTTCAGGCGCTGCCCTTCGCGCAGGACGCGCGGCTCGAGGGGGACTGGTATGACATCATCAGCCCCACCTATGGCTATGGCGGCCCGCTCTGCGCGGAGCCCCGCGAGCAGGTGCTTCGTGCGTTCAGGGAGGAATTCGAGGCGTACTGCCGCGGTGCGAATATCGTCAGCGAATTCGTACGCTTCCACCCTCTCTTGAGGAACAACCGTTTCCTCGGTGGGGCGATGGACATCGTCTACGACAGGGAGACCGTCTTCATCGACCTGAACCGCACGGAGGAGGAGCTCTTCGCCCGCTACCACCCCAACCACCAGAGGAACATCCGCAAGGCCCAGAAGAGCGGGTTGGAGTTTCGCGTCCTCGTCGCGCATGAGGCGCTCCAACACCTCGAGGTGTTCTACCGCCTCTACCGGGCGACGATGGATAAGGTGCAAGCGGTCAAATACTATTACTTCTCGATCGAGTACCTGGAGCGGCTGTTCTCTCGCTTCGGTCAGGACGCCCTGCTGGGCGCGGTCTTCCTCGACGGAAGGATGATCTCCGCCGCCCTGTGCCTGCGCGAGGGAGATACGCTCGTCTACCACCTGGGAGCCTCGGAGAAGGAGGCGCTGCACCTGGGGACAAACATCTTCCAATTCCACCACATCTCGCTGTGGGCGAGGCGGAACGGGCTTCGCGCCTTCCACCTGGGCGGAGGCCACCGGGGGAGGGATTCACTCTTCCAGTTCAAGCACCGCTTCAACCCGGAGGGCGTGCTCGAGCTCCACAACGGAATGAAGGTGCACCAGCCGGAGGTGTATGCGCGGCTGGTCGAGAGCTGGAAGCGCTACCACGCCCAGGAGCTTCCCGAGCCCTACTTCCCGGCCTACCGGACCCGGCCGGTGGTGCGCGCGGCGGCTCCCGCTCCAGTGGCGGTCCCCCTCCTCACCGGGGAAACCGCCGCGGCCATCCAGGCGTTGTTGCCGCGCCCCGACGGAAATCCCGTCCAGTTGATGGAGTAG
- a CDS encoding right-handed parallel beta-helix repeat-containing protein, protein MRLARGSVSVAVGLATVLAGSASAQGGGGSIQCGDTITTSTRLTHDLSCPGTEAPALQVVGSGVVLDLGGHTVRRVGSETGLSEGIRVLADSTVRNGTIRGFNRGYVLGDESLPSPSQVGLSRLTFIDNGVAVYNRSGNTTLFSITDCRLVGNGSGLGSEQDASRGTFQVRSTLFFGNRLALSANSHSVDVVDSTFSHNETVVWCPDGSVSFTSSRLLLNTVVGDIRLGEFGYGFCRVVSFVDTVLARNGSLAPSNQSAWEPFDLVLRDSRVVGNTTGLMVRARTVDIQGNTWWGNEGGLILADLPEYVPPELTGTVSGNRFLSNRDDGLRVLVPSTLTVSRNAAIDNSGWGIHAPGVIDGGGNVARGNDAGDCVGVVCTSR, encoded by the coding sequence ATGCGTCTTGCACGAGGTTCTGTCTCCGTCGCCGTGGGACTGGCGACGGTTCTCGCGGGCTCCGCCTCCGCGCAGGGTGGGGGAGGCAGCATCCAGTGTGGTGACACGATCACCACGAGCACCCGGCTCACCCATGATCTCTCGTGCCCGGGCACGGAGGCTCCCGCGCTCCAGGTTGTTGGCTCGGGCGTCGTCCTCGACCTTGGCGGCCACACCGTGCGCCGCGTTGGCTCGGAGACCGGGCTGTCGGAGGGCATCCGGGTACTGGCCGACAGCACGGTGCGCAACGGTACGATCCGGGGATTCAACCGGGGGTACGTGCTCGGTGACGAGTCGTTGCCCTCCCCCTCGCAGGTAGGGCTGTCCCGGCTCACGTTCATCGACAACGGGGTCGCCGTCTACAACCGGAGTGGCAACACGACGTTGTTCTCGATCACGGACTGCCGTCTGGTCGGGAATGGCTCGGGGCTGGGCAGTGAGCAGGACGCGAGCAGAGGCACCTTCCAGGTGAGGTCGACGCTCTTCTTCGGCAACCGGCTCGCGTTGTCGGCGAACAGCCATTCCGTCGACGTGGTCGACTCGACCTTCAGCCACAACGAGACCGTCGTCTGGTGTCCCGATGGCAGCGTCTCCTTCACATCGAGCCGGCTCCTGCTGAACACGGTCGTGGGCGATATCCGGCTCGGCGAGTTCGGTTATGGCTTCTGCCGGGTGGTTTCGTTCGTCGACACGGTGCTCGCGCGCAACGGCTCTCTCGCACCCTCGAACCAGTCGGCATGGGAACCATTCGACCTCGTGCTGCGCGACTCGCGGGTCGTCGGCAACACCACGGGCCTCATGGTCCGGGCCAGGACGGTCGACATCCAGGGCAATACCTGGTGGGGCAACGAGGGCGGTCTGATCCTGGCGGACCTGCCGGAGTACGTGCCTCCCGAGCTCACCGGCACGGTGAGCGGCAATCGCTTTCTAAGCAACCGGGATGACGGTCTCCGGGTGTTGGTTCCCAGTACCCTCACGGTGTCCCGCAACGCCGCGATCGACAACTCGGGCTGGGGCATCCACGCACCAGGCGTGATCGATGGAGGCGGCAACGTCGCGCGGGGCAACGACGCAGGTGATTGCGTTGGTGTCGTCTGTACCTCCCGTTGA
- a CDS encoding sigma-54 interaction domain-containing protein: MFVQEASILHGDNPPCESPHTPPAPTEEGFILTGRAMRKLAVLVERVAASRVPIVLHGETGTGKEVLSRLLHERGPRRARRMVRVNCGAIPKELVEGTLFGHERGAFTGAVHQQRGVFEEADGGTIFLDEIGELPLSAQAALLRVLETGSFSRVGSSREVTADVRIIAATHRDLEAMVEAGSFRADLYYRLSTLVLEIPPLRERLDELDSLARHFLMLANQANGRDVRNIHPQALARLRGYSWPGNVRELKNVIDRAVLVARAQTITEEDLPERLRDQPNERPEPGEPRGAPPPSAPPALAQQGEGASFRERLQHFEAGLLLEALQGAGWNQTEAARRLGLPVRTLSYRMKLLGLRRP, encoded by the coding sequence ATGTTCGTGCAAGAGGCATCCATCCTCCACGGGGACAACCCGCCATGCGAGTCTCCCCACACGCCCCCCGCTCCGACAGAGGAGGGCTTCATCCTCACGGGCCGGGCGATGCGAAAGCTCGCCGTGCTGGTGGAGCGTGTGGCCGCCTCCCGGGTGCCCATCGTCCTTCATGGGGAGACGGGGACAGGCAAGGAGGTGTTGTCGCGGCTGTTGCACGAGCGGGGTCCCCGGAGAGCTCGCCGCATGGTGCGCGTCAACTGCGGTGCCATCCCCAAGGAGCTCGTGGAGGGCACCCTCTTCGGCCACGAGCGAGGGGCCTTCACCGGCGCCGTGCACCAGCAGCGCGGCGTCTTCGAGGAGGCAGACGGGGGTACCATCTTCCTCGATGAGATCGGCGAGCTGCCCCTGAGCGCGCAGGCCGCGCTCCTGCGCGTGCTCGAGACGGGCTCTTTCAGCCGCGTCGGCTCCAGCCGGGAGGTGACCGCTGACGTGCGCATCATCGCCGCCACGCACCGGGATCTCGAGGCCATGGTCGAGGCCGGCTCCTTCCGCGCCGATCTGTACTACCGGCTGAGCACGCTCGTCCTGGAGATCCCCCCACTGCGTGAGCGACTCGACGAGCTCGACTCCCTCGCGCGGCACTTCCTGATGCTGGCCAACCAGGCCAACGGACGGGATGTGAGGAACATCCACCCCCAAGCGCTCGCGCGGCTGCGAGGCTACTCCTGGCCCGGCAATGTGCGCGAGCTCAAGAACGTCATCGACCGCGCCGTCCTGGTGGCTCGGGCTCAAACGATCACCGAGGAAGATCTCCCGGAGCGCCTCCGAGACCAGCCCAACGAACGCCCGGAGCCGGGTGAACCTCGAGGCGCCCCGCCGCCGTCCGCCCCCCCCGCCCTGGCGCAGCAGGGCGAGGGTGCGAGCTTCCGTGAGCGCTTGCAACACTTCGAGGCGGGCCTGCTCCTCGAAGCATTGCAGGGAGCCGGTTGGAACCAGACCGAGGCGGCCAGGAGACTCGGCCTTCCGGTGCGGACGCTCTCCTACCGGATGAAGCTCCTGGGCCTCCGGCGGCCCTGA